Proteins encoded by one window of Phycisphaerae bacterium:
- a CDS encoding Ada metal-binding domain-containing protein, with amino-acid sequence MKTGKCYLSLAIILGILCVPALGEVEPASRGELPPAENKPMLIAQPNPTLAGVRKLYIVILPPDAEPNKDGLVWANLEAAVNNKISKAGIKVAEAIQREHVLRSLAIPELRIEINMLKIEESNQYIFHIETSLAKKVYLTKDVSRSIKADLWKTEPTMRAVSEEDMPAAVTSAVSEQVEAFIHAYTAANPFNKRYSGSNANDISEAAEEQAEPAAESTPASQRDEPTEYKYAASKNSNIFHKSGCAWIKRIKPENLVYYSSRDEATSAGKKPCKLCNP; translated from the coding sequence ATGAAAACCGGAAAGTGTTATCTAAGTTTAGCCATTATTCTTGGAATTTTATGCGTTCCTGCTCTCGGTGAGGTCGAGCCCGCTTCGCGAGGCGAACTGCCACCGGCGGAAAATAAGCCCATGCTGATTGCTCAACCTAATCCGACCCTGGCAGGTGTAAGGAAATTGTATATTGTTATCCTTCCTCCAGATGCTGAGCCGAACAAAGATGGCTTAGTCTGGGCAAATCTTGAGGCGGCGGTGAACAACAAAATCAGCAAGGCAGGCATCAAAGTAGCCGAGGCAATTCAGCGAGAGCATGTTTTGAGGTCTTTAGCTATCCCGGAACTGAGGATCGAGATAAATATGCTAAAGATTGAGGAGTCGAACCAGTACATATTTCATATTGAGACATCGCTGGCTAAAAAAGTCTATTTAACAAAAGATGTTTCACGATCCATTAAAGCCGATTTGTGGAAAACCGAGCCGACAATGCGGGCGGTATCGGAAGAAGATATGCCTGCTGCCGTCACCAGCGCAGTTTCAGAGCAGGTCGAAGCGTTTATTCACGCTTATACGGCAGCCAATCCTTTTAATAAACGATACTCCGGCTCCAATGCAAATGATATTAGTGAAGCTGCGGAAGAACAGGCTGAGCCGGCCGCCGAATCAACGCCAGCTTCGCAGCGAGACGAGCCGACCGAATACAAATATGCTGCATCAAAAAACAGCAATATCTTCCACAAGTCCGGTTGCGCCTGGATAAAGAGAATCAAACCGGAAAATCTTGTCTATTACAGCAGCAGAGATGAAGCAACAAGTGCCGGCAAAAAACCATGCAAGTTATGTAACCCGTAG
- a CDS encoding manganese efflux pump MntP family protein, with amino-acid sequence MQLLTIIIIAVGLAMDAFAVSIVSGSVYKQLKIKHAFRIAIFFGGFQAIMPLIGSLAGISIKEYIADFDHWIAFALLSAVGVKMIYESFKITKAEENFNPENIMVLLTLSVATSIDALVVGITLSILQVSITIAVIIIGLVTFALSYLGVLIGKKFGHFFENKIEAVGGLVLIGLGVKILFEHLAF; translated from the coding sequence ATGCAGTTACTTACCATTATAATTATAGCTGTCGGCCTGGCGATGGACGCCTTCGCGGTTTCTATCGTCAGCGGCTCGGTCTATAAGCAGTTAAAGATAAAGCACGCTTTTCGCATAGCAATCTTCTTCGGCGGCTTTCAGGCAATTATGCCTCTAATCGGCTCCCTGGCCGGTATAAGCATAAAGGAATATATCGCCGATTTCGACCATTGGATAGCTTTCGCCCTTCTGAGTGCAGTCGGCGTCAAAATGATTTACGAATCATTCAAAATTACCAAGGCGGAGGAGAATTTTAATCCGGAGAACATCATGGTTTTGCTGACCCTGTCCGTCGCCACCAGCATAGACGCCCTGGTCGTTGGGATAACGCTTTCGATTCTGCAGGTTTCAATAACAATAGCCGTAATAATCATCGGCCTTGTAACCTTCGCGCTCTCATATCTCGGCGTTTTAATCGGCAAAAAATTCGGACACTTTTTCGAGAACAAAATCGAGGCCGTCGGCGGACTGGTCCTCATCGGCCTCGGCGTGAAAATTCTATTTGAACATCTGGCGTTTTAA
- a CDS encoding DUF362 domain-containing protein produces MASRVYFIKAALSDGEQEISKKAVKLFNAGKFAGCFAEKDFTAVKVHVGEDGNNTHIKAPCIKGLVKELVKLKTRPFLTDTNVLYPSPRHDAIGHYKVADKHNFNLKTLGIPFIVAGGLVGTSDTAVEVNCEINKEVYIASDIVWCHSILAVAHFTGHLGTCAAAAIKTLGMGCASRRGKMQQHAALSLVIGDKCTRCGECAKHCPADAITLGEIKAHIDQDKCIGCAECLAVCKFGGVEYDWHEEGEVLQKSIAEHALGVLKGKQNKAVFFSFLMSITKDCDCFETPDMPKIVDDIGILASTDPVAIDKAALDLIEEKGGKELSQLTGYTKLNPHHQIEHAERIGLGSTNYELVELD; encoded by the coding sequence ATGGCTTCCAGGGTCTATTTTATCAAGGCGGCACTTAGCGACGGCGAACAGGAGATTTCCAAAAAGGCTGTAAAACTATTCAATGCGGGCAAATTCGCAGGATGCTTTGCGGAAAAGGATTTTACGGCAGTCAAAGTGCACGTCGGCGAGGACGGCAACAACACGCATATAAAGGCGCCCTGCATTAAGGGATTAGTCAAGGAGCTGGTCAAGCTGAAAACGAGGCCGTTTTTGACGGACACCAATGTTTTATACCCCAGCCCGAGACACGATGCCATCGGGCACTATAAAGTCGCCGACAAGCACAACTTCAACTTAAAAACACTCGGGATACCGTTTATCGTGGCGGGCGGATTAGTCGGAACCTCCGATACGGCGGTGGAGGTCAACTGCGAAATCAACAAAGAGGTTTACATCGCATCGGATATAGTATGGTGTCACTCAATTCTTGCGGTCGCACATTTTACCGGTCATCTCGGCACCTGCGCCGCGGCAGCAATAAAAACGCTGGGTATGGGCTGCGCGAGCCGCAGGGGCAAGATGCAGCAGCACGCGGCGCTATCGCTTGTTATCGGCGATAAATGCACACGCTGCGGAGAATGCGCTAAACACTGCCCGGCTGACGCGATTACTCTCGGCGAAATCAAAGCACACATAGACCAGGACAAATGCATCGGCTGTGCCGAGTGCTTGGCGGTGTGCAAGTTCGGCGGCGTCGAATACGACTGGCACGAGGAAGGCGAAGTGTTGCAAAAAAGCATAGCCGAACATGCGCTTGGGGTGCTAAAAGGAAAACAGAATAAAGCTGTGTTCTTTAGTTTCCTAATGTCGATTACCAAAGACTGCGATTGTTTCGAAACGCCGGACATGCCTAAAATAGTCGATGACATCGGCATACTCGCATCAACCGACCCGGTCGCAATCGATAAGGCGGCGCTGGACTTGATTGAAGAAAAAGGCGGAAAGGAACTGTCGCAATTAACGGGTTACACCAAACTTAACCCGCATCACCAGATTGAGCACGCTGAACGCATCGGCCTCGGAAGCACTAATTATGAGCTTGTAGAGCTTGATTAG
- a CDS encoding XRE family transcriptional regulator, translating to MSLGQIIRKKREQLHLTLDDVSAGVGFSKPYLSTIETGKVNNPPSDELLTKLEKTLEFEPGLLLHIAHMESLPPDIRQGYESAEAENQKLRQFIKNIVHKKTDQVQVDTFLAENEKASLAAGRLIPVINKVTAGYPAEFNDLDYPAGVADDYVRCPDLHDTNAFAVRVIGDSMEPKFSEGDIVVFSPAAEVHSGDDCFIRFAMPHETTFKRVFFEPNDNVRLQPRNEKYPPMIIDGKRIDGLYRAIIKYEKL from the coding sequence ATGTCATTAGGCCAGATAATAAGAAAAAAACGGGAGCAACTGCATCTTACGCTGGATGATGTCAGCGCAGGCGTTGGGTTTTCCAAACCATATCTATCCACTATCGAAACTGGAAAGGTAAATAATCCGCCCAGCGATGAGCTGCTGACAAAACTTGAAAAGACCCTGGAGTTTGAGCCGGGCCTGCTGCTGCACATAGCTCATATGGAATCTTTGCCGCCTGATATTCGCCAGGGATATGAATCCGCCGAGGCGGAAAATCAGAAGTTGCGGCAGTTTATCAAAAACATCGTTCATAAAAAAACCGACCAGGTCCAGGTTGATACATTTCTTGCGGAAAACGAAAAGGCGTCTCTGGCGGCCGGGCGACTGATTCCGGTGATAAACAAAGTTACCGCCGGCTATCCCGCCGAGTTCAACGATTTGGATTATCCCGCGGGCGTGGCCGATGATTATGTCCGCTGTCCGGATTTGCACGACACCAACGCTTTTGCGGTGAGGGTCATCGGCGATTCGATGGAGCCGAAGTTCAGCGAAGGAGACATCGTTGTTTTTTCTCCGGCTGCGGAGGTGCACAGCGGCGATGATTGTTTCATTCGTTTCGCGATGCCGCACGAGACGACATTCAAGCGTGTTTTCTTCGAGCCGAACGACAATGTGCGGCTCCAGCCGAGAAATGAAAAATACCCGCCTATGATTATCGACGGCAAACGCATCGACGGTCTATACCGCGCCATCATAAAATACGAAAAACTGTAG
- a CDS encoding ComF family protein, whose product MDKGKAKQAAIFGLQGLNHLLWPAVCVNCKQSICETDNALCKDCWDELLFCTAGDYCRRCGRDAGRFAVVDGVCPNCQGEQIHFDGIARSGVYGGPLQQMILSFKNGRTELDLTLGFLVDCALQGSSFTDDIDFFVPVPLHWTRRLRRGFNQSLILAKNLERSSAKISTELVRIRRTKYQPIMTSHAARARNVAGAFAVRRGHKFEGAKICLVDDIKTTGATLSECAKTLKCAGASKVFALVLAVAGQSV is encoded by the coding sequence GTGGATAAGGGAAAAGCGAAACAGGCGGCGATTTTTGGGCTGCAGGGGTTGAATCATTTACTTTGGCCTGCGGTTTGTGTCAACTGCAAGCAGAGCATCTGTGAAACCGACAACGCTCTGTGTAAAGATTGCTGGGATGAGCTTCTGTTCTGCACGGCAGGCGATTACTGCCGGCGCTGCGGGCGGGATGCGGGCAGATTCGCTGTAGTTGACGGTGTTTGCCCTAATTGCCAGGGTGAGCAAATTCATTTCGATGGAATAGCCAGAAGCGGAGTCTACGGAGGCCCCTTACAGCAAATGATACTTTCCTTTAAGAATGGTCGGACGGAATTAGATTTGACCCTGGGCTTTTTAGTCGATTGTGCTTTGCAGGGAAGCAGCTTTACTGACGATATAGACTTTTTCGTTCCTGTTCCGCTGCACTGGACGAGACGGCTTCGGCGGGGGTTTAACCAATCTTTAATTTTAGCTAAGAACTTAGAGCGCTCTTCAGCTAAAATCAGCACAGAGCTTGTTCGGATTCGGCGGACAAAATATCAGCCGATAATGACAAGTCACGCTGCGCGTGCCAGAAATGTTGCCGGAGCTTTTGCAGTGCGCAGGGGACATAAATTTGAAGGCGCAAAAATTTGTCTTGTCGATGATATTAAAACAACCGGTGCAACATTAAGCGAATGTGCTAAGACATTGAAGTGTGCAGGGGCGTCGAAAGTGTTCGCATTGGTTCTGGCCGTCGCAGGGCAGAGCGTTTAG
- a CDS encoding diphthine--ammonia ligase, whose protein sequence is MNCISSWSGGKDSCLACYKAMLGGYSISSLVNFVSSEYKRVSFHGTEAELIQLQAEAIGIPLLQKETTKDGYEQEFKEAIRSLSGNGIKGMVFGDIFLEGNRSWVKRVCSELGIEALEPLWGKSSEEILSDFIDSGFEAVIVSAQSRFIGREWVGRQPDKDFMGYLKDKNIDVCGENGEYHTLVIDGPIFDKRIEITEGRTIGRDGYWFLDTRKYCLTG, encoded by the coding sequence ATGAACTGCATCTCATCGTGGAGCGGTGGCAAGGACAGCTGTTTGGCCTGCTATAAAGCAATGCTTGGAGGATACAGCATCTCCAGCCTCGTAAATTTCGTTTCCAGTGAATACAAAAGAGTAAGTTTTCACGGAACAGAAGCCGAATTAATTCAATTACAAGCTGAGGCAATCGGCATACCGCTGCTGCAAAAAGAAACGACGAAAGATGGGTATGAACAGGAATTTAAAGAGGCAATACGGAGTTTGAGCGGCAATGGTATAAAGGGAATGGTTTTTGGTGATATCTTTTTAGAGGGAAACAGAAGCTGGGTGAAGAGGGTTTGCAGTGAGCTGGGAATTGAGGCGCTTGAGCCGCTTTGGGGTAAGAGCTCTGAAGAGATTTTATCTGATTTTATCGATTCCGGTTTTGAAGCAGTTATAGTCAGCGCCCAATCGAGGTTCATCGGCCGGGAGTGGGTAGGGCGTCAGCCAGATAAAGATTTTATGGGATACCTTAAAGATAAAAACATCGATGTTTGCGGAGAAAACGGCGAATATCACACGTTGGTTATCGACGGCCCCATTTTTGACAAGAGGATAGAAATAACCGAGGGCAGGACAATCGGCAGGGATGGCTACTGGTTTTTGGATACTCGTAAGTATTGCCTTACTGGCTGA
- a CDS encoding type II secretion system protein produces MEERTIRRIKAFTLVEVIVVMSIIVLLMAVLLPSLSRARGRANAVVCTNNLRNLGIAFVCYANDYDDYAMPARVRQANTYTYWWGRVEPDGIDHKAGFVWPYLQSELKKNSVYECPAQRYGSYGLQGKPPGEPDDPKWITSTYGYNGYYLCPPLSGWDEDINIRNRPWQKITTVISPKDVFAFADTLIDMSGSGQTFNTFLLDPPYKYVPQNYGNSWPKNPWPTTCFRHYNKTNVVFVDGHCGSMDLEGAEYASPKAKIGSVGKNNAPHYVPDYRQWPQGPRKRRRR; encoded by the coding sequence ATGGAGGAAAGAACTATCCGGCGAATAAAAGCATTTACGCTTGTTGAAGTTATTGTGGTCATGAGCATCATCGTGCTGCTGATGGCTGTTTTGCTTCCATCGCTTAGTCGAGCAAGAGGGCGGGCAAATGCGGTTGTTTGCACGAACAATTTAAGAAATCTTGGCATTGCTTTCGTGTGTTATGCCAACGATTACGATGATTATGCTATGCCAGCGAGGGTGCGACAAGCAAATACATATACATACTGGTGGGGCAGGGTGGAACCGGACGGGATTGACCACAAGGCAGGATTTGTCTGGCCGTATCTCCAAAGCGAGCTAAAGAAAAATAGCGTCTATGAGTGTCCCGCACAGCGATACGGCAGCTACGGACTCCAGGGTAAACCTCCAGGCGAACCGGATGACCCAAAGTGGATTACGAGCACTTATGGGTATAACGGATACTACCTGTGCCCACCTTTGAGCGGCTGGGACGAAGATATAAATATACGAAACCGACCATGGCAGAAAATTACAACGGTTATTAGTCCTAAAGATGTATTTGCCTTTGCAGACACTCTGATAGATATGTCGGGTTCGGGACAAACTTTTAACACTTTTCTTTTAGACCCGCCTTATAAGTATGTACCCCAAAACTACGGCAATTCGTGGCCAAAAAATCCTTGGCCGACGACCTGCTTCAGACATTACAACAAAACCAATGTTGTATTCGTTGATGGACACTGCGGGTCGATGGATTTGGAGGGGGCGGAATATGCCTCTCCGAAAGCGAAAATTGGTTCGGTCGGTAAAAATAATGCGCCGCATTATGTTCCCGATTACCGGCAGTGGCCGCAAGGACCGCGGAAAAGACGGAGGCGTTAA
- a CDS encoding PQQ-binding-like beta-propeller repeat protein: MASRKIISLIFVFAAATGVQAGPQDWPAYAHTMSRQSIAVDGPNTIDSNTLKWDAYIDPQDPNYYVAFEDTAQPIIYNGKVYAYAGVGEWDEELGVRIKTHSQIIAYDANSGQVLWWTVIDKGELSSWSTPCIDEKHNTVLIGSGNKVFALDAQSGVQKWSTPLDQNVVNASVCVATDIPHARAFITDYAPFDETGKLYCINLDESGPGNPYQPGQIVWSQALGYTCGNTPAYRNGVIYVATLGENYQGTIRAYDATLSYPMQLWGFINPDYEGFCGGVVVTKGGFLYAVTYNFYPEVSEDNSTLFKINCTNGSVIWTTKIQATDCVPIVVGDKIYISGGYGYPKIEAYYDYGDTATKLWETDSDLSVGGWDNQPVYADGKLYIAGTSWEYLHPMYDEFYILNVTLTPNDPNFVAAYYNYWWCGDSRAVTYDSVYAIGYDGLFKFHQPALLGDISDDNVVDMSDLVEFVDDWLYNGPVGGSRADLDLDGDVDFTDFSLLANEWRKELSGE; the protein is encoded by the coding sequence ATGGCTTCGAGGAAAATAATAAGTTTGATTTTTGTGTTTGCAGCCGCAACAGGTGTGCAGGCCGGACCACAAGACTGGCCCGCCTATGCGCATACGATGAGTCGGCAGTCGATTGCGGTCGATGGCCCCAATACGATTGATAGCAATACCCTCAAATGGGACGCCTATATTGACCCTCAGGATCCGAATTATTATGTGGCTTTTGAAGATACTGCCCAGCCGATAATCTATAACGGCAAAGTTTATGCATACGCCGGAGTTGGCGAGTGGGATGAAGAGTTAGGAGTTAGGATAAAAACCCATAGTCAGATAATTGCTTATGATGCAAATTCAGGACAGGTTCTGTGGTGGACGGTGATTGATAAGGGGGAATTATCTTCTTGGTCGACACCCTGCATCGATGAAAAGCATAATACGGTGCTGATTGGCTCAGGAAATAAAGTATTTGCGCTCGACGCTCAGTCCGGCGTACAAAAATGGTCAACACCGTTGGATCAAAACGTTGTGAATGCATCTGTTTGCGTGGCGACCGATATTCCACACGCACGGGCATTTATCACAGATTACGCCCCTTTCGATGAAACAGGGAAACTTTATTGTATTAACTTAGATGAGAGTGGGCCTGGTAATCCCTACCAGCCGGGACAGATTGTCTGGTCTCAAGCATTAGGTTATACCTGTGGTAATACACCTGCATATAGGAATGGCGTTATTTATGTTGCAACCTTAGGTGAGAACTATCAAGGAACTATACGCGCTTATGATGCTACGCTTTCTTATCCTATGCAATTGTGGGGGTTCATAAATCCTGATTACGAGGGTTTTTGTGGCGGAGTAGTTGTTACGAAAGGAGGTTTCTTATACGCGGTGACTTACAATTTTTATCCGGAGGTGTCGGAGGATAATTCAACATTGTTTAAAATTAATTGTACTAACGGCAGTGTTATCTGGACTACAAAAATACAAGCAACGGACTGTGTACCTATTGTAGTGGGTGATAAAATATATATCTCTGGTGGGTATGGGTATCCAAAGATAGAAGCATATTATGACTATGGTGATACTGCAACTAAACTATGGGAAACAGATTCTGATTTATCCGTCGGCGGATGGGATAATCAACCTGTTTATGCAGACGGAAAACTATATATTGCAGGGACATCGTGGGAATATCTTCATCCAATGTATGACGAATTTTACATTCTAAATGTTACGTTAACACCAAATGACCCAAATTTCGTGGCTGCTTATTACAATTACTGGTGGTGCGGGGACAGTCGGGCAGTAACTTACGACAGTGTTTACGCAATAGGTTACGACGGCCTTTTCAAGTTTCATCAGCCGGCACTTTTAGGAGACATCAGTGACGATAATGTTGTGGACATGAGCGATTTGGTTGAATTTGTGGACGATTGGCTTTACAACGGCCCCGTTGGCGGGAGCCGGGCCGATTTAGACCTTGACGGCGACGTCGATTTTACGGATTTCTCGCTGCTGGCCAACGAATGGAGGAAAGAACTATCCGGCGAATAA
- a CDS encoding fumarylacetoacetate hydrolase family protein, which produces MKLITFKKNSTVCAGAITDEGIVDLTGDFQSVKRIIAGGHETIKKIPPIIDKCTKFIDPSAVKLLAPIPDPSKLLALAGNYSEHITEVGLTLGLSDSPHATTRPFLMPPTVVIGHNEEIPWPAYSEQIDYEIELAVVIGKEAKCINPQKAKECIAGYTIVNDVSARSVTFAKGRKKRPWDEFYDWLNGKWADGFLPMGPFLLTADEVENVQNLQMTLKVNGEIRQNANTSGMIFNVYEIVSFLSHLMTLVPGDVIATGTPAGVAMATGNFLKSDDKIECTIEKLGTLTNTLGRKPKEFYEPLSQ; this is translated from the coding sequence ATGAAACTAATCACATTTAAGAAAAACTCAACCGTTTGCGCCGGGGCAATAACTGACGAAGGCATCGTAGATTTAACCGGCGATTTTCAAAGCGTAAAACGCATAATCGCCGGCGGCCACGAAACTATCAAAAAAATCCCGCCCATCATCGACAAATGCACAAAATTTATTGACCCATCTGCAGTAAAACTTTTAGCGCCTATACCTGACCCGTCCAAACTCCTCGCGCTTGCTGGAAACTACAGCGAGCACATCACCGAGGTCGGCCTTACGCTCGGCCTATCGGATTCGCCACACGCTACGACCAGGCCCTTCCTTATGCCGCCGACAGTAGTAATCGGCCACAACGAAGAAATCCCCTGGCCGGCTTACAGCGAGCAAATAGATTATGAAATCGAGCTTGCCGTGGTCATCGGAAAAGAAGCGAAATGTATAAATCCGCAGAAAGCAAAAGAATGTATCGCCGGCTACACAATCGTAAACGACGTATCGGCCCGCAGTGTAACTTTTGCAAAGGGCAGAAAAAAGCGGCCTTGGGACGAATTTTATGACTGGCTAAACGGCAAATGGGCTGACGGCTTTCTGCCGATGGGGCCTTTCTTGCTTACCGCAGACGAGGTCGAAAATGTTCAAAACCTGCAAATGACGCTCAAGGTCAACGGCGAAATCCGCCAGAACGCAAATACATCCGGAATGATTTTTAACGTTTATGAAATAGTATCATTTCTAAGTCATCTGATGACTCTCGTGCCTGGGGACGTTATAGCTACCGGCACACCGGCCGGCGTAGCAATGGCTACCGGAAATTTTCTCAAATCAGACGATAAAATCGAATGCACAATCGAAAAGCTCGGCACATTAACCAATACGCTGGGGCGAAAGCCAAAAGAATTCTACGAACCGTTATCGCAATAA
- the rpoD gene encoding RNA polymerase sigma factor RpoD, translating into MRDAELQIKAITEKGKRKGYLTYEEMNEDLPEDMVSPDRLDTLLAALDEMGINIIDEADVEKHTGEEFGAPESEHEAVKEDQLKADELLEKQLVSAEVSRRIDDPIRTYLTQMGEIPLLTRESEISLARKIELARMSFRRKMLECDYCARGAVDILEQVYEGILSFDRTMKISTAENLVRPIIRKRLPGNVQTVNKLLIVNQSLFKRHLQHQSDNGSRSFDRSELKQIYRNRRKIATLLEELSLRTSRIQPMKNKLHGICQKMHQLERVIAKGPTGDITAEDIKAVNEELAGLQELAMDTPNQLDKRLRSIDRVFEQYEHAKRTLSSANLRLVVSIAKKYRNRGLSFLDIIQEGNTGLMRAVDKYEYRRGYKFSTYATWWIRQAITRAIADHARTIRIPVHMIETMSRLRTANKTLVQKFGREPTIEELAREAEMSIDETNRVVKISKHPISLDRPIGESEDSYFGDFIEDDEIDSPVASATQEMLKDRIDMILKTLSYREREIIKLRYGIGDGYTYTLEEVGRIFKVTRERVRQVEAKAIRKLQHPVRSRRLEGFLDHKAIT; encoded by the coding sequence ATCAGAGATGCCGAACTGCAAATAAAAGCGATTACCGAAAAAGGCAAGCGAAAAGGATACCTTACTTACGAGGAAATGAACGAAGACTTGCCCGAGGACATGGTTAGTCCTGACCGTCTGGACACCTTATTGGCGGCGCTGGATGAAATGGGAATCAACATCATTGACGAAGCGGATGTGGAAAAGCACACAGGGGAGGAATTTGGAGCGCCGGAAAGCGAACATGAGGCTGTTAAAGAAGACCAGCTCAAAGCGGACGAGCTGCTGGAAAAACAGCTGGTCAGCGCGGAAGTCAGCAGGCGTATTGATGACCCCATAAGAACGTATCTGACCCAGATGGGCGAGATACCGCTGCTGACGCGGGAAAGCGAGATTTCGCTGGCGCGCAAGATAGAGCTGGCGCGCATGAGCTTTAGAAGAAAAATGCTGGAGTGCGATTATTGCGCCAGAGGCGCGGTGGATATACTCGAGCAGGTCTATGAGGGCATATTGAGCTTTGACAGAACAATGAAGATAAGTACCGCCGAGAACCTCGTCAGGCCTATAATAAGGAAACGGCTGCCCGGGAACGTTCAAACGGTAAATAAACTGCTGATAGTTAATCAAAGTTTGTTTAAGAGACACCTGCAGCACCAGTCCGACAACGGCAGCAGGAGCTTCGACAGGTCGGAGTTGAAACAGATATACAGAAACAGGCGCAAAATCGCAACGCTGCTGGAAGAGCTGAGTCTGCGAACGAGCAGAATTCAGCCGATGAAAAATAAGCTGCATGGCATCTGCCAAAAGATGCATCAATTAGAACGGGTTATCGCCAAAGGGCCCACCGGAGATATAACGGCTGAAGATATTAAAGCGGTGAATGAAGAGCTGGCCGGCCTGCAGGAATTGGCGATGGATACTCCGAATCAGCTCGATAAAAGACTGCGATCTATCGATAGAGTCTTCGAACAGTACGAACACGCCAAACGAACGCTTTCAAGCGCGAACCTGCGGCTGGTGGTTTCAATTGCCAAGAAGTATCGAAACCGCGGCTTGAGTTTTCTGGATATAATCCAGGAAGGCAATACCGGACTGATGAGGGCGGTTGATAAATACGAATACCGCAGGGGCTACAAATTCAGCACGTATGCCACGTGGTGGATTCGCCAGGCAATCACCCGTGCGATTGCCGACCATGCACGAACGATTCGCATCCCGGTGCATATGATAGAGACGATGAGCCGGCTGCGTACCGCCAACAAAACTCTGGTTCAGAAATTCGGCAGAGAGCCGACGATTGAAGAGCTTGCCCGTGAAGCCGAGATGAGCATAGATGAGACCAACAGGGTTGTGAAGATATCCAAACACCCAATCAGTCTTGACAGGCCTATAGGCGAAAGCGAAGACAGCTACTTCGGCGATTTTATAGAAGATGACGAGATTGATTCGCCGGTGGCCTCGGCTACGCAGGAGATGCTCAAAGACAGAATCGATATGATTCTGAAAACGCTTTCATATCGCGAACGCGAGATTATCAAGCTGCGATACGGAATCGGCGACGGTTACACCTATACTCTCGAGGAAGTGGGCAGAATTTTCAAGGTAACGCGCGAGCGGGTCAGGCAGGTTGAGGCGAAAGCCATAAGAAAACTGCAGCATCCTGTAAGGAGCCGCAGGCTCGAAGGTTTCCTCGACCACAAAGCAATAACATAA